One segment of Vulpes lagopus strain Blue_001 chromosome 8, ASM1834538v1, whole genome shotgun sequence DNA contains the following:
- the APBB3 gene encoding amyloid-beta A4 precursor protein-binding family B member 3 isoform X3 gives MPSLSNPVFPVPIPVPVDDLWGDQSLEGEPGLPPGWRKIRDAAGTYYWHVPSGSTQWQRPTWETGDAEDPGTRTEGIWGLRPPKGRSFSSLESSLNRRTSLSWYGEESYIQSMEPGAKCFAVRSLGWVEVPEEDLVPGKSSIAVNNCIQQLAQTRSRSRSQPPDGAWGEGQNMLMILKKDAMSLVNPLDHSLIHCQPLVHIRVWGVGSSKGRDRDFAFVAGDKDSCMLKCHVFRCDVPAKAIASALHGLCAQILSERVGVSGDSRDSRCSSLDPISPEDLPRQVELLDAVSQAAQKYEALYMGTLPVTKAMDTMVGMSPPTPGMDVLNEAIGTLTTRGDQDAWVPAMLSVSDSLMTAHPIQAEAGAEEEPLWQCPVRLVTFIGVGRDPHTFGLIADLGRQNFQCAAFWCQPHAGGLSEAVQAACMVQYQKCLVASAARGKAWGAQARARLRLKRTSSVDSPGGPLPLPLLKGGVGGAGAAPRKRGVFSFLDAFRLKPSLLHMP, from the exons ATGCCTTCCCTCTCCAATCCCGTGTTTCCTGTCCCCATCCCTGTTCCTGTAGACGACTTGTGGGGGGACCAGAGTCTTGAGGGGGAGCCAGGACTGCCCCCTGGCTGGAGGAAGATACGCGATGCTGCAGGTACTTACTATTGGCATGTACCCAGTGGCAGCACCCAGTGGCAGCGCCCAACCTGGGAGACGGGAGATGCAGAGGACCCGGGCACG AGGACGGAGGGGATTTGGGGACTTCGGCCTCCCAAGGGGAGATCCTTCTCGAGCCTGGAGAGCTCGCTGAACCGCAG GACCTCTCTGTCCTGGTATGGTGAAGAATCCTACATCCAGAGCATGGAGCCAGGGGCTAAG TGCTTTGCAGTCCGCTCCCTGGGCTGGGTAGAGGTACCCGAAGAGGATCTGGTACCAGGGAAGAGCAGTATTGCAGTCAATAACTGCATCCAGCAACTGGCCCAGACTCGCAGCCGTAGCCGCAGCCAGCCCCCAGATGGTGCCTGGGGTGAG GGCCAGAACATGCTGATGATCCTAAAGAAGGATGCCATGAGCTTGGTGAATCCTCTGGACCATAGTCTAATCCACTGCCAGCCTCTGGTGCACATCCGTGTGTGGGGTGTGGGCAGCTCCAAGGGCCG AGACAG GGACTTCGCTTTTGTGGCGGGTGACAAAGACAGCTGTATGCTCAAGTGCCATGTGTTTCGCTGTGATGTCCCTGCCAAGGCCATTGCCAGTGCCCTACATGGGCTCTGTGCCCAG ATATTGTCAGAGCGAGTAGGTGTCAGTGGTGATTCCCGTGATTCCCGTTGCTCCTCTCTAGACCCCATCTCCCCAGAAGATCTACCACGGCAAG TGGAGCTGCTGGATGCAGTGAGCCAGGCTGCTCAGAAGTATGAAGCACTGTACATGGGGACCTTGCCAGTCACCAAAGCCATGG ACACCATGGTGGGcatgtccccccccaccccaggcatggACGTGCTGAATGAGGCCATTGGTACCCTCACCACTCGGGGGGACCAGGATGCTTGGGTCCCTGCCATGCTCAGTGTGTCTGACTCTCTCATGACTGCACATCCCATTCAG GCAGAAGCTGGTGCAGAGGAGGAACCACTGTGGCAGTGCCCTGTGCGCCTTGTGACCTTTATTGGTGTTGGCCGTGACCCTCATACCTTTGGCCTCATTGCTGACCTGGGCCGTCAGAACTTCCAGTGTGCAGCCTTCTGGTGCCAGCCCCATGCAGGGGGACTCTCTGAAGCTGTGCAGGCTGCTTGCATG GTTCAGTACCAGAAGTGTCTTGTGGCCTCTGCAGCTCGAGGCAAGGCCTGGGGTGCCCAGGCCCGTGCCCGCCTGCGGCTCAAGCGGACCAGCTCTGTGGACTCCCCAGGAGgtcccctgccactccccctgctcaaaGGAGGGGTTGGGGGTGCAGGGGCAGCCCCTCGAAAGCGGggtgtcttctcttttcttgatgCCTTCCGTCTGAAACCTTCTCTGCTCCATATGCCCTAA